TAGTAGGGAATCCAGATGTCTACACAGGAACGGGATCAAGGGCCATCATTGCCTCAGCCACCAAGAACAGCTCACTTTTTGCCAGATTTCTTAATTCTACCTGTGGCCAGGGGCCCCTTCCCCGCGGCCTTCGCCTTTAGCTCCTccagtttcttttgttcttccttctgtttctgcttgaaagccttctcttcctcGTCCATCGCCTTGTTCTGCTTCTTGGGTTGTTTCAGGGGCTTCTTCT
This window of the Tenrec ecaudatus isolate mTenEca1 chromosome 10, mTenEca1.hap1, whole genome shotgun sequence genome carries:
- the LOC142458285 gene encoding translation machinery-associated protein 7-like; amino-acid sequence: MSGREGGKKKPLKQPKKQNKAMDEEEKAFKQKQKEEQKKLEELKAKAAGKGPLATGRIKKSGKK